CTTAAACCCAAATTTCTTTGACACACTTCCCCACGTGCTAGAACCCTCTGTGCGACCCAACTTCTCAATCTCCTGCCTCATGTTTGAGcattccttctcaagctcaaataCTCTCATCCTCATATTATCCATCCCCACCTTCAAAACCTGATTCTCCCTCACAGTTGTGGCCAAGCCTCCTTCATTAGATCCAGCAGGTCCACTTCTTAACTGTCTTGATCCATCAAGATGATCTGAAACCAGAAAGCAGCCCGCAATGGAGGTCCTAAGCTGAAGCTGCTCAAAGAAGAGAACTTGAACTACTATTCTAAGAGGAAGCCTCTCGTTCTGTGCAGCATGGGTGCAAGCTTCTAAGGAGAACTTCTGGCAATCTATCAGCCTGCAGAGTTGTTCTCTTTCGGACTCTACCAACCATGGGTGTGACTGCATGTTTGACAACCATGGGGAAACCAGATAAGCCCAAACTTATGAAAATGTTCCCAATCTAGTTTGTTacgtcttcttctttttcttttttcattttgccAAGGGCCTCTAATATATTAATGTGTTCTCAACTTTTGGTAAATCCAGTGCGCAATAGCAACAATCTTGAAGCTCATATTgtctataaataaaaagaatacaTGGATGAAAAATTGGGGACTTGGCAGAATGTAGCCCCCATCTGGCTAAAATTTCCAGATGAAACCAAGTCCAAACGAAACTGACCCTGGTTTGGTGCCATTAGTTTGTTTCAGTTTCACAGAGAGAAGTAAAGTCCCGAGGATCAGCTGAACTTCCACAAATCAAGAACCAACTATATAAAACACAGGGCacattctaaaagaaaaaagaaaaagaaaatatgacctccagaaaattttcaaataagccaaatCTTGTCGAAATTGTAACCTGACACAACCGAATTTCAATTAAGAAAGGCGGTTCAGGTTGGATGCAGTCAACAACTGAATTTGGCTGGGTAATAAGAGCAGCAAGATTGGGCCAAGATGCAAGCAAGTTCAAATATGTTAGACTCCAGGATGCATTATTAACAATTCAATCTCGGGCTTCTATTCAACTATCAAATAATTAGTACCTTCAGATAAATGTCTATTGCACGATAAAGTCCATCATCCAAGGGCCTGGCATAGTCAGGAACTGCAGCAGCAAGAGCTTGAAATTTGGGGAACTTCAAATTAACATCAGGGGCAACCTCTGCAAGATACCCATCAATTAGCTTGGCTACCATCGTGACTGGTGTCAACGAAGGTGACCCGATAAATTGACCATCATCAATTGCACCAGGGGAAGTCCCACCAGAAATCTGATCCATGGCAAGAAAGTGGTCAAGAATCCGTTGCACACAGTCAACATTGTATAATGTCTCCATGGAATAAGAGAAATTGGGCATCAACAGATTTTCGAGTGTAGCTTGATCAAGCTGCATCCCAATTCTTTTCTCCAAACTTGATATGCAAGTGGGGTTCGCTCGAAGAATCATGGCTGTTCGAAGTAGACCAAATAGGAATTTAGTTGGCACTAGGCCCTTCTGCATTGGAAGTAGCCTATCAATCTCTTCCAGGAAAAGTTTCTGATCTTCTTCTGATGGTGGAGCCCCAAAAGCCACAGGTGCCAGACGATTATTGGACTCAATGGCTCCCTGTCGCCGATTCAGTCCTGGCAGGTACTTTTTTGCATAGCAAGTGAGGGACCCAGCAATAATCTCCTGTTTGATTCCATGAGTTTCCATGACTGAAATCAACCTCTTAAAGAGAGGCAAACTTAAAGTACATATATCATCATACCACCAATCTGAACTAGAATTATTTGGTCTCGCCCCTGTACTTATCCCATTCCACAACACACTACCTCCAGTGGCAAGCCACCCAGATAGAGTTGGGTCAGTACATGCCTTAGTGGCCAGCGACTCAAAGCACCTTTCTGTAATGTTAAGTTCTTCAGCATAGCGTAGAACATCATCGCAGGTTTGCAGTGCCTTTAATGAGTCTTTCCAACTTTGTAGAACTACTTGATTCAGGAAGGCCTCAGTTTGAACAATCAAATTTCCTTCACCATAGTCCTCTTTCATTTCAAGATGCTCGGCAGAACAGCGGAGGTACACAACATTTGAGGAAGTAAGTTCAAGTTTCACCCCATAGCAGAACTTGGCCACAAGTTCAAACGTTTTGGCCCCACCAGGAATGTCAGGAAGGTTTATGACACATCCTTCTTCTCCTTGTTCAGATGCCTCTGCAATTAACCTTTCCATAAACCCGCTTCTAGAGAGCAAAGGGAACTGCATCATTAATTATTAACAAGTATCTATAAATGTCATTGTCTGTTCCACCACCTAAACTTGCAAGGATATACCTTACAGCCGATATGAAAGCAACACAAAATTTTCAGCAATCAAATAACACATTATTTGCTGGATGAAGTAAAATGACATTGAACTTTACATAAAGGAAAATTTAAAAGTGCAGCTCTCAACAGAATCTTTGCATTATGCTCATACACTGATCTCGAGTTTGTTTGCCAGCTTGAGCATGAAATcaagagaagaaaatttatcACCATGTAGCAACGCATGCAACTGACTCAGAGAAACCAAGATTTGAGGTTTTGAActgatggagatggaggaggaggaattactaacaattaaacCTAGCATCAACTTCTATGGATTTGCTCAAGTCATACAGGCCTTGGTTTGGTCGTAtccccaggtctaaggttcggatcgttgggtgcaaacaatttttaagGGCCATCAAAAGGAAAGTTTTTCCTTAAATTACCCGAGATACACTTGtaggaaactccttgccaagcGCTTGTACACCACTAGGATTAGTCGGGATTTTGTTCTTGGACACCGGTgccaatcattaaaaaaaaaaaaaaaaaaaaaaaaaaaaaaaaaaaaaaaaaaaaagctggcTTCACACTAAGAGACTATTGGAACAGTACTTGAAAATTGTTCAAGATTAATGGTGGAACGCAAATATACAAGCAATCTAAACAATCATTTCACAAAAAAGGTGAAgcattttagttaaaaaaaggCATATATTCAAGTAAGCTTCAGTGAGAACTTACATCTCAAAAGACAAATATAAGTCTAAGTCAAATCAGAGTACCTTGTGAAGATGAAACGACATCTCCCCAACTTCAACAACAATATCACTCGGGAGCCCAGTCGTGCAGAACCTATAATATTACACTCACGTTAATGGTCATCTATAAAAAATTCCGGGAAAATAAGAATTTATATACACTCAAGCACACACCATGTAAGTGAACCCGCACTTTTGTGGTCAAATAGTGAGCTTTGGGTGAAATCAACAATTCAAAActagcaaataaaaaaaaaaataaccttgTTCATAAAGCAACAATTCATTGTTTAGTACAAAATCACAAGTTCAAGTGTCAAATAAGTTTATGGTTTGCAGGAAATACCATTTGCTGTTATGTTCTGATTATATCCAACATCAATAGAAAATACAGACCAAAACAGATAGAAATCCATCTCAGaaactttctttttctatttccagGAACACatgttaaactt
This genomic interval from Carya illinoinensis cultivar Pawnee chromosome 10, C.illinoinensisPawnee_v1, whole genome shotgun sequence contains the following:
- the LOC122279140 gene encoding BTB/POZ domain-containing protein At1g30440-like isoform X2 is translated as MASVKLGTKTDAFQRHGQAWFCTTGLPSDIVVEVGEMSFHLHKFPLLSRSGFMERLIAEASEQGEEGCVINLPDIPGGAKTFELVAKFCYGVKLELTSSNVVYLRCSAEHLEMKEDYGEGNLIVQTEAFLNQVVLQSWKDSLKALQTCDDVLRYAEELNITERCFESLATKACTDPTLSGWLATGGSVLWNGISTGARPNNSSSDWWYDDICTLSLPLFKRLISVMETHGIKQEIIAGSLTCYAKKYLPGLNRRQGAIESNNRLAPVAFGAPPSEEDQKLFLEEIDRLLPMQKGLVPTKFLFGLLRTAMILRANPTCISSLEKRIGMQLDQATLENLLMPNFSYSMETLYNVDCVQRILDHFLAMDQISGGTSPGAIDDGQFIGSPSLTPVTMVAKLIDGYLAEVAPDVNLKFPKFQALAAAVPDYARPLDDGLYRAIDIYLKSHPWLVESEREQLCRLIDCQKFSLEACTHAAQNERLPLRIVVQVLFFEQLQLRTSIAGCFLVSDHLDGSRQLRSGPAGSNEGGLATTVRENQVLKVGMDNMRMRVFELEKECSNMRQEIEKLGRTEGSSTWGSVSKKFGFKLKSQMCSAQAESVSKQSNGNGKVEKMKDRQGKHKNNSSHND
- the LOC122279140 gene encoding BTB/POZ domain-containing protein At1g30440-like isoform X3; translation: MHSNGMGRPGSARLGSRVILLLKLGRCRFIFTRSGFMERLIAEASEQGEEGCVINLPDIPGGAKTFELVAKFCYGVKLELTSSNVVYLRCSAEHLEMKEDYGEGNLIVQTEAFLNQVVLQSWKDSLKALQTCDDVLRYAEELNITERCFESLATKACTDPTLSGWLATGGSVLWNGISTGARPNNSSSDWWYDDICTLSLPLFKRLISVMETHGIKQEIIAGSLTCYAKKYLPGLNRRQGAIESNNRLAPVAFGAPPSEEDQKLFLEEIDRLLPMQKGLVPTKFLFGLLRTAMILRANPTCISSLEKRIGMQLDQATLENLLMPNFSYSMETLYNVDCVQRILDHFLAMDQISGGTSPGAIDDGQFIGSPSLTPVTMVAKLIDGYLAEVAPDVNLKFPKFQALAAAVPDYARPLDDGLYRAIDIYLKSHPWLVESEREQLCRLIDCQKFSLEACTHAAQNERLPLRIVVQVLFFEQLQLRTSIAGCFLVSDHLDGSRQLRSGPAGSNEGGLATTVRENQVLKVGMDNMRMRVFELEKECSNMRQEIEKLGRTEGSSTWGSVSKKFGFKLKSQMCSAQAESVSKQSNGNGKVEKMKDRQGKHKNNSSHND
- the LOC122279140 gene encoding BTB/POZ domain-containing protein At1g30440-like isoform X1 codes for the protein MWIWIMYNKKYEDMDLLQKFCTTGLPSDIVVEVGEMSFHLHKFPLLSRSGFMERLIAEASEQGEEGCVINLPDIPGGAKTFELVAKFCYGVKLELTSSNVVYLRCSAEHLEMKEDYGEGNLIVQTEAFLNQVVLQSWKDSLKALQTCDDVLRYAEELNITERCFESLATKACTDPTLSGWLATGGSVLWNGISTGARPNNSSSDWWYDDICTLSLPLFKRLISVMETHGIKQEIIAGSLTCYAKKYLPGLNRRQGAIESNNRLAPVAFGAPPSEEDQKLFLEEIDRLLPMQKGLVPTKFLFGLLRTAMILRANPTCISSLEKRIGMQLDQATLENLLMPNFSYSMETLYNVDCVQRILDHFLAMDQISGGTSPGAIDDGQFIGSPSLTPVTMVAKLIDGYLAEVAPDVNLKFPKFQALAAAVPDYARPLDDGLYRAIDIYLKSHPWLVESEREQLCRLIDCQKFSLEACTHAAQNERLPLRIVVQVLFFEQLQLRTSIAGCFLVSDHLDGSRQLRSGPAGSNEGGLATTVRENQVLKVGMDNMRMRVFELEKECSNMRQEIEKLGRTEGSSTWGSVSKKFGFKLKSQMCSAQAESVSKQSNGNGKVEKMKDRQGKHKNNSSHND